One Eublepharis macularius isolate TG4126 chromosome 6, MPM_Emac_v1.0, whole genome shotgun sequence DNA segment encodes these proteins:
- the LOC129332552 gene encoding mast cell carboxypeptidase A-like isoform X2, giving the protein MKFIILFLGLLVKPQAVSLARRFDSEKVFRVVLQNETQVNFLKELASTVLLDFWHPDSVHHIVIGTDVDFQVSAHLANYVQVKLQQNELQYEILFQNLQEEIEKQIDGGSIFRKQYSYRKYNDWEKIVAWTERITRNNPKLVSRIQIGKTYEGRPMYLLKVGKESGRKKAIFMDCGIHAREWISPAFCQWFVKQAVVTYGKDKVMTKLLDSMNFYVLPVFNIDGYVWTRTEDRMWRKNRSNNSNSDCIGTDLNRNFQVSWCKEGSSDDPCSPIYCGASAESEQETKEVANFIRGHLTIIKGYISFHSYSQMLMFPYGYTYSMAPNHDLLNKVAKEAVDALSTLYGTKYTYGPIAETI; this is encoded by the exons ATgaagtttattattttatttttagggcTCCTTGTGAAGCCTCAGGCTGTTTCTCTTGCTCGTCGCTTTGACAG TGAAAAAGTGTTTCGTGTGGTACTTCAGAATGAAACTCAAGTGAACTTTCTGAAGGAACTGGCTTCTACTGTATTG CTTGACTTCTGGCATCCTGATTCAGTTCATCACATTGTCATTGGTACAGACGTGGATTTCCAAGTCAGTGCACATCTGGCGAACTATGTTCAGGTGAAGCTGCAGCAGAATGAACTACAATACGA gATTTTATTCCAAAATCTACAAGAAGAGATTGAAAAACAAATTGATGGAGGGAGCATTTTCCGCAAGCAGTACAGCTACAGAAAATACAATGACTGGGAAAAG ATTGTTGCATGGACTGAAAGAATCACCAGAAATAATCCCAAACTGGTCTCCCGGATCCAGATTGGAAAGACCTATGAAGGGCGTCCCATGTATCTTCTTAAG GTTGGGAAAGAGAGTGGCAGAAAGAAGGCCATCTTCATGGACTGTGGTATTCATGCACGAGAGTGGATCTCACCAGCTTTCTGCCAGTGGTTTGTTAAACAG GCTGTTGTAACATACGGAAAGGACAAGGTCATGACAAAGCTATTGGACAGCATGAACTTCTATGTTCTTCCAGTGTTCAACATCGATGGCTACGTTTGGACACGGACTGAA GATCGAATGTGGAGAAAGAATCGTTCCAATAACTCCAACAGTGATTGCATTGGCACTGACCTGAACAGGAATTTCCAAGTCTCTTGGTGCA AAGAAGGTTCTTCCGATGATCCTTGCAGCCCAATATACTGTGGCGCCTCTGCAGAGTCTGAACAAGAAACTAAAGAAGTTGCAAACTTCATTCGGGGCCACCTCACCATCATCAAAGGCTATATAAGTTTCCATTCCTACTCCCAGATGCTGATGTTTCCTTATGGCTATACATACAGCATGGCGCCCAATCATGATTTACTG AATAAAGTGGCAAAAGAAGCAGTGGATGCTTTATCTACTCTCTATGGTACAAAATACACATATGGACCAATAGCTGAAACAATAT AA
- the LOC129332552 gene encoding mast cell carboxypeptidase A-like isoform X1 encodes MKFIILFLGLLVKPQAVSLARRFDSEKVFRVVLQNETQVNFLKELASTVLLDFWHPDSVHHIVIGTDVDFQVSAHLANYVQVKLQQNELQYEILFQNLQEEIEKQIDGGSIFRKQYSYRKYNDWEKIVAWTERITRNNPKLVSRIQIGKTYEGRPMYLLKVGKESGRKKAIFMDCGIHAREWISPAFCQWFVKQAVVTYGKDKVMTKLLDSMNFYVLPVFNIDGYVWTRTEDRMWRKNRSNNSNSDCIGTDLNRNFQVSWCKEGSSDDPCSPIYCGASAESEQETKEVANFIRGHLTIIKGYISFHSYSQMLMFPYGYTYSMAPNHDLLNKVAKEAVDALSTLYGTKYTYGPIAETIYPVSGSSTDWAYNEGIKYSYVFELRDHGRYGFLLPESKIRPTCKETMLAVKYIANHILASAP; translated from the exons ATgaagtttattattttatttttagggcTCCTTGTGAAGCCTCAGGCTGTTTCTCTTGCTCGTCGCTTTGACAG TGAAAAAGTGTTTCGTGTGGTACTTCAGAATGAAACTCAAGTGAACTTTCTGAAGGAACTGGCTTCTACTGTATTG CTTGACTTCTGGCATCCTGATTCAGTTCATCACATTGTCATTGGTACAGACGTGGATTTCCAAGTCAGTGCACATCTGGCGAACTATGTTCAGGTGAAGCTGCAGCAGAATGAACTACAATACGA gATTTTATTCCAAAATCTACAAGAAGAGATTGAAAAACAAATTGATGGAGGGAGCATTTTCCGCAAGCAGTACAGCTACAGAAAATACAATGACTGGGAAAAG ATTGTTGCATGGACTGAAAGAATCACCAGAAATAATCCCAAACTGGTCTCCCGGATCCAGATTGGAAAGACCTATGAAGGGCGTCCCATGTATCTTCTTAAG GTTGGGAAAGAGAGTGGCAGAAAGAAGGCCATCTTCATGGACTGTGGTATTCATGCACGAGAGTGGATCTCACCAGCTTTCTGCCAGTGGTTTGTTAAACAG GCTGTTGTAACATACGGAAAGGACAAGGTCATGACAAAGCTATTGGACAGCATGAACTTCTATGTTCTTCCAGTGTTCAACATCGATGGCTACGTTTGGACACGGACTGAA GATCGAATGTGGAGAAAGAATCGTTCCAATAACTCCAACAGTGATTGCATTGGCACTGACCTGAACAGGAATTTCCAAGTCTCTTGGTGCA AAGAAGGTTCTTCCGATGATCCTTGCAGCCCAATATACTGTGGCGCCTCTGCAGAGTCTGAACAAGAAACTAAAGAAGTTGCAAACTTCATTCGGGGCCACCTCACCATCATCAAAGGCTATATAAGTTTCCATTCCTACTCCCAGATGCTGATGTTTCCTTATGGCTATACATACAGCATGGCGCCCAATCATGATTTACTG AATAAAGTGGCAAAAGAAGCAGTGGATGCTTTATCTACTCTCTATGGTACAAAATACACATATGGACCAATAGCTGAAACAATAT ACCCTGTCTCCGGTTCTAGTACTGACTGGGCTTACAACGAGGGCATTAAATATTCGTATGTCTTTGAGCTTAGGGACCACGGTCGATATGGCTTTCTGCTCCCCGAATCAAAGATAAGGCCAACCTGCAAGGAGACTATGCTGGCAGTGAAATATATTGCCAATCATATCCTCGCTTCTGCTCCATGA